Below is a window of Lodderomyces elongisporus chromosome 3, complete sequence DNA.
gGTGCTGAGTGAAAATAGACATGAAATTTCAGACAAAAggatttgtttttttctttgtaacAAGTGGGGAAAGTGTGAGAGTGTGAGAAAGTGAGAAAGTGTGAGAAGTTCTCTAAAACCAATCTCAGAGTTTATGTAAggggaggaaaaaaaacaacaaagtaGACGATTCTGAgatgaagtataaataaagagagaagaaataaTTTCTCTATTTGAGGCGTGCGCgcattatcaaaaaaaaacaattccaGCTTATCTTTTATAAGTTTGAAGGTTGcaaattgtatatatattctatGTCAATACAGAGGTTTGGAAAgggtgaaagaaaaaaaaaatggtatGGACTAACTCTTTTCTGAAATGTACTTGGTAAAATATGTTGAATCACATCATTGTCTTTAAAACCTGAGGAAAAATCATTTATTCCTagtctttttgcttttcttttctgtttagTTGATTTTAAAGTTATAGACTATttacttaaaaaaaaaagtttcgAAATATTTTTAACGCAAtactaaacaaaaaaaattataaaggTGATAGTCAATGCACTTAATTGTTGCTCAACTTTGCAAGTTTATTTCTGGAAGACACAGTAAATAGACAATTCAAGCCACAATATCAACTAAATTGGTTATAACCAGGAATCCAAAGCTAAAGAACAAATCACtatcttttatttattgttCATCTTTGAAATCGTTTGGTACTGTAatttataaaaagaaataatatAGAACCCGCTAGGGATAGCAAAGTGCACACTAACAttaaacaagaacaagcgCAAATGGTTTAGTGGTAAAATCCAACGTTGCCATCGTTGGGCCCCCGGTTCGATTCCGGGTTTGcgcatttcttttttccatttcatttaggaacaattttttttaatttttatttcaaaactagagaacagaaagaaaaaaactaGGTGATGCATTGATTCTACCAGAATGATATGTTTTCACATCAATTCACAACTTGTTTCTCCCcgtattttcttcttttatttgtcTTACCACCACTTATCTGCTGGACAACCCAAATAATGAGATAGGAAGTGcgcctctctctctcactctctttctcacacacacacacactctcttaCCCTTACtctcacacacactctcttcTCTTGTTCCCCGCGCTTGATTGAATATTTTCACCTTGGCAAATCGCACGGCTACACCATGATAAGGTCTTAATTTGCCAACCACTAAAATTTCAGCCACATCTTAGATAAGACCTTATCAGGAAAACAACTGGCTTTGCTTTTTACTTGAATGAACTCATCCAGGTTTACACTTGCTAACCTAATTACACGGCAGCTTTGACTTTTCCTATAGAACAATAAGAATTTCTTGACACTTGTTCATTTATCGCGTGAGAAACAATGCAAATTCGCGAAAACAAAGTACCGTTTTTATTAGCTACCACcgcaacaaaaaaaaaaaaattataaaaaaatgctCTCGCAATCTTCATTATATGATTTTGGCAGGTAGTTGCTTCAAATAAGTATACTATACAATACCAAAAGATATACATTTTAGTATCAACTATTCTTTGAAATCAACTTTTCCATATCGTACCAATTGTTTcaacaacacacacacacacacacacacaaactttgttctctttttttttttttttttttcaatttggtcTACTACCTATAATTGGAAACAACTACCAaacctaaaaaaaatatataaaaagaTTCGATAAAAGTTGAAAGcgacaagaaaaaaaaaataagccaaaaaaaaaaaatggaaagcaaaagaacGAGCAAATGAGTGCTGCCAAGAGAAATGTCATTGCAACACTTTAAAGTCTGGGGCAAACTGAATCAAACTGAATCAAACTGATTCATGGTGCCGTACGAAAAACTGGCCACTTCTTATCTGTCGCTATCACCATCAATaatgtcgttgttgttgttgtggttagTTGAAGGTGAAGGTGAAAGTGGTGCCACAACTACATACAAGAAAGCAGAATATTTATCCTCTTCAAACAAAGTCCTGGAGGTATGTTGTTACTCGTGCGAAGCTTGGAACTTTCTCCATAACAGATATCAAGGGTCAGATGTGGAAATCcaaatataataatattcAATAATAGTCCAAGCCCtgagaaataattaaattaaatcaAATTAAATCAAATTAAATTGaatttaattaattaattacgACTACCATGGCATATAAACTACTAGTTTTTTGATATCAACTACCACCAcacttctttattttctttacttgaaggttttttctttttgcaactttcaaaaaaatttggggtattttttcttcttcttcttcttattttttttttcttggtCTTTATCAATGATACTGACTTCCAATAACACGCCTTGATAAAGACTGTGAAATAAATGTGTGGAGTCTACGTTTGATATATGGCACCGATATACAAAATACTACACCTCTTATCAATTCCTAGATGTGATCCAAAGTGGTATAAAATGAGGTGGATTGTTCCCGTTTTCCACATCTAAATTCAAAAGTTTAAGGAAACTACAACactaccaaaaaaaaaaataatacaaaATTCAACTAAAACATAAACGACGATACAAGATAGTACAAGATAGTACAAGGTAAAACTATACAAAAAGACATAAGCTAGAAAATGAATGAAAAGGTAGAAACTATTGTTTCTTCTAGAAATAGGTTTGCTGCCGAGGATCACGAGTTGGATCTCAAAGCAATCAACTCTGCTGCTGTTTCATTGGCTCATGTGGGTGAGATGTTGACCGAgatgcaaaaaagaatcatCTTGAAAAGATTAAACTATGATAATATTGTGGACTATAGCGATATTCCCACTGGCGCCGTGTTtatgattgaaaaaattcaaaacttGTCCATTGAGGAATCACTTAGTATCTTGAAAGAGGCTCTAGTTGATCACGATGACGATGTAAATTTCCCTACTGCCGATTACGACTTTATCAAGCGATTGGTAGAGCACGAACCATCAatgattgaagaaaaaacatcATGCGAGTCAATTCAAGCAgagaataacaacaacaacaacaataacaacaataataaaaaaattgaaacaattAACGAAAAAGTCACCGTCGAGTCCAGTTCTGAAATAAATAGTAGTAGCTCAGATAATGAAGAAGGCCAGGATTTTGACGAGTTCAAGATAGTTGACTGGGATCTTCAAGTGAAATTAGAAGCTGCCTTGATTGCATACCATTCTCCATACCCCGAGGTGCGTGCAGTTACTGACCCCTTTGACGACCCTATGATTCCATGCGAAACTTTGAGAGTCTATATACTTGGTATCATTTGGACGTGTATTGGTACTTTTATCAACCAGTTTTTTGCCGAACGTCAGCCAGCAGTATCATTGGGCAGTGCCGTTTGCCAGCTTTTACTTTACCCGAGCGGCGTGTTGATATCCAAGATCCTTCCACACAAGACACTCAATTTTTGGAAACTTTCCATAAACTTGAACCCCGGTCCATGGACACACAAGGAACAAATGCTTGCCACTATTTTTTATAGTGTCTCCAATGGTATTTCATACGTCAGCTACAATCTCCACGCACAAAAGCTCGAGCTTTTCTACAACAACCAATGGGTGGATTTTGGATACCAAGTATTGCTCATCTTGGCTACAAACTACTTGGGCATTGGGTTTGCAGGCATCTTGAGAAAATTTGCAATTTATCCCCACAAGGCGATCTGGCCAACAATCTTGCCAACAATCGCTTTGAACAAGGctcttttgcaaaaagaaaccaagGAAGACATCAATGGCTGGAAAATCTCACGTTACCGCTGGTTTTTCTTggttttttccttttcatttGTATACAATTGGTTTCCAACATACTTTATGAACTTTTTGTCATACTTTAACTTTCTCACATGGTTTGCTCCAAACAATGTCAATTTGGTTGCTATTACGGGCAGTGCCTCAGGGTTGGGTATGTCTCCAATACCAACATTCGATTGGAATATCTTGAACTTTAATGGAGCTTTGGTCTACCCATTCTACGCACAAATCAACCAGTACATTGGCACAGTGCttgctttttttgtcaTTGTTGGTTTGTGGTACTCAAACTACAAATGGACAGGCTACATTCCAATCAACTCATCATCCTTATTCGATCAGCATGGAAATAGGTATAACGTGAAGaacattgttgatgaaaacaCATTGTTTGACCAAACAAAGTATGAGCAAGTTGGTCCACCATACTATTCAGCAGCCAACTTGGTTGTTTATGGATCCTTTATTGCGCTTTACCCATTCTCAATTGTGTATGAAGGCTTTATGAATAGAAAGCCCATTTGGAATGCCTTGAAAGGGTTGGTCCATGGATTCAGAAACTGGCGAGGCTCTGTTTACGAAGGATTTTACGATCCACATACTacaatgatgaagaaataCAAGGAGGTCCCCGATTGGGTGTTTttattggtgttggtggtttCCATTGTTTTGGCGATAATCTGTGTCCAAATATATCCCGTGCAAACTCCCGTTTGGGGTATATTCTTTGCTGTTGGTATcaattttgtctttttgatCCCATTAACGATTATTTACGCCACCACTGGTTTCTCGTTCGGATTAAATGTGTTGGTGCAATTGATTGTTGGCTTTGCCTTACCTGGAAACGGGTTGGCCTTGATGTTTCTCAAGGCATTTGGATACAACATCAATGGACAAGCTCAAAATTACATCTCTGACCAAAAAATGGCACACTATGTGAAGATCCCACCAAGGGCCGTATTTAGATGCCAGATGTTGTCCATCTTTGTTTCGTCGTTCCTTGGCTTGGCCGTGCTCAATTtccaaattgaaaacattcCAAACTACTGCTCACCCACAAACACGCAGAAATTCACTTGCCCCAACTCTACAGTCTTTTACAGCGCTAGTATACTTTGGGGTGTTATTGGCCCTAAAAAGGTGTTTAGTGGGTTGTATCCGGTGTTGCAATGGTGTTTCCTTATTGGATTCTTGTTGGCATTCCCGTGCATAGCATTCAAAAAGTATGCACCAAAGAAGTATACAAAGTATTTCCAGCCAACGTTGATGATTGGAGGCTTCTTGTACTATGCACCATACAATTTGTCATTCTACACTGGTGGTGTCTACTTGTCGATCTTGTTCATGTGGTATATAAAGAGTCGTTACTTGGCATGGTGGCAAAAGTACAATTTCGTCTTGTCGGGAGCCATGGACGCTGGCGTGGCATTTAGTGCTATCATAATCTTTTTCGCTGTGCAGTACAAGGAGCACTATCTCAGCTGGTGGGGTAATGATGTCCCATGGAAAGGCATCGAAGGAATGGGCGGTGCAAGCAGATTGGATCCTGCCGATGCTCCGGGAGGATTCTTTGGTCTCAGACCAAACCAGTATCCATGATATGTTTACAGGTGAATCAATGAGGTTGGAAGAAGGTGGTTTTTAGTTTacgttttttatttttttattttcatttttatatatgtgCTAGTTTTCTAAATTTGAGACATTGTAGAGTAtgtactattttttttcatttctttattttttgttttcatttttcagaCTCATATTTCAAATATTATATGAATACCCAATTATGCTTCTGTATATAGTGCTGTAAGGTTTGTTTCCTCTTCATGATGAAATTAGTAATTTAGGAAGTCTTGATAGTTTTGGTGGATGGTGGGATTGAGTAGTTATTTGAAATTCAGTCAAATTGGTAGCTATGTTTTTATTcttgcatttttttcttctcagATTGTTTCCAACACTTTTGTGtcagtttctttttttttttcttttttacaaGACGCGTTTGAGTTTGACAATCTTTCTtcactctttctttcttattttatttttttcattattattaccaaaaaaaaacatcaaaacATTAACCATCAaagaaagagcaaaaacagaaaaatacatatacattgaTCAGTGAATACCAAACTGTAGATAACTCCACAACGATTGCATAGTTAATAGCATACAACTTTAATCCATGGATACAAGACCAACATCAATTTCGtggtaaaaaaacaacaacaacaacaacaacaacaacaacaacaacaacaacaacaacaagaaaagaatcaCATACATTCATATACACTCACTTACACGCATAGATATAAAtaatacacacacacacacacatatatatatatatatattgacgCTTCATCAAGTCCATGAGAGATACTTTCAATGTACATCACGCCAAATCAATACTATAGTGCCTATCGGGATCTAAAGCGAACATCACTTTCGCACTCGACATGTAAATTAGTCATCTTTGTATCGTGCTTGGACGTTGACTCGCTATGTGCCGCCAAGATGTTTAGCATGTTGCTCAAGAAGGAGCTTATACAATACCAGTTACTACCAGTGCTCGGATACAATGACTTGAAAGCACATTACAATAAGTTAGATTACGATGTTGCAAATGTGGTCTTGATAGGTTGCGGAGCAATGTTGGATGTCGAAAACTTTCTTGATATCAACCCCGAGGAACTACTCACTGAGGACTCTTTTGCTAATGGCAATGCTGCTACTGATAATCTAGACTTGGCACATTCATTGAGAAACTACTCAAGAAAGATATATGTCATTGATGGGAATAGGCAGTGGAACTTGGACAATTTGTTTGGGTCTGATGTGGTGATTTGTTTTGATGATGGGTATGTCGAGGGAAACCTTcaggaggaaaagaaagcatATGAGGCATTATCAGTGGaaagtgatgatgatgatgatgatgaagaagaggaagaggaggaagatcCAGAAGATTCAGAGTTGAGCGAGAATGAAACGTCTGGTGGAGACACAGAGGCTGATGAGGAAGCAGCTATCAATTCAGATGACTCTGAGTTTACGGTTgcaagaaagaggaaattgCAAGAACGACTGGCAAAGCTGCTAAAGAGACGTCGTAGAAAAGAGCAGTCCTCATATGAGGATGTTGTGCGTGCATACTACAATCAAGGATCAACTATAGGCACAGCCAATACCATTACAGTATATGCATTACTCACGGCAATTGGTGAGACCAATTTGGAGAGCCTTTGGATTGCAATCATTGGAACCTCCTCTTTGGATAGCCATTATCCCGAGATTTACGACAAATTACAGCCATTACTCAAGGAAGAAGTTATGAGATTGAATCCAAACCATGAGTCGACCAAAAAACGAGCAGACCATACAATGCTAAGAGTAGAGAGAGATTAccatttgtttcttctacGGCACTGGACTCTTTACGATGCATTTTTCTACTCGAGTCAAGTCAATTCCAAACTCAATTTGTGGACTGATGAAGGTAAAAAAAGGCTTCATAAGCTATTTGCCAAGATGGGGGTCTCGCTAGCAGTAGCACAACAAAAATGGCTTTACATGGATACCAAGGTCAAGAGACAACTACCCATCATTTTCCGGAGATACCTTCCCATTTATGGTCTCGAAGGTATTGTGCGAGAAGGGTTTATTAAAACTTATGGGTATACGGGCCTGCTTTCAGCAATGGAATGCGTTGAGGCACTAAGTGCATTGCTTGAGTTGGACGAAAAGTTTATCCACGACTCTGCCAAATTGAACGAAGAAGACAATAGACTAATTGATAACGAGGAAGAGAGAATACGCAGGAGGATGCGACGAAAAGAGTCATCGTGGCTTAATAACTTTTGGTCTGCGTGGGACGCATTAAATGTCAACAAGTCGCTCACCAACACCACGAGTAATTCCACATTCACTAAGCTCAAAGGTAGCGAGTTGCTTTTCCgagggttggagtatgctAAAAACTTGCAGCAAATCACTTTCCGAACAGGAATGTCGCTTTTGGAGAGGAAGATGATCAAGAACCTCAAACTCTATAGACTATGTGTATTGAACGATGGTGCTGTTCCCGATTTGGAGATATTTATCAACCCACTCATGTTGTCGAAGTTGGGTTCATGGCTTATTGAAAACTTGGCGGAACTCGATTTTATAAATGGGAACCATTCTTTGAAACCTTTGGTGGTGGCGAGCTTGGATGCTAGCAGCGATACGTACTTGGTGATTGGTATGGCACCTCGATATCCTCGTGGAATGAGTGCGTCGGAGAAGGCAAAGTTGTTGCAGGAGACCAAAAATGATAGGATTACCGCCGAGTCCATGACCACTAGACTCAACACATTTAGTGTTGCCTTTCAACAATTGTCGCAAACTTCAGGTGCAAAAGTGCGTGTTGATAGTTTCAACAGTTCAGTAATTGAAATCCGGAAGGATGATTTGGCGCCATTTTTGGAGAAATTGACACTCAGCGGGCTCGTCTAGTGTTTGATCTTTTTAGAGTAGAGAAATAGAGAATCGTGGATAGCGAACAGAGAATACAGAATACACTTTGCATTAGTGACAACCGCAGCTTTATAATGAAGTTTACTGTAAATTAGCAaagtgaaaataaaaggaaaaaagcaaagcaaagcaaagcaaagcaaaccaaagcaaaacaatttcaatCATACATTCCTCTAGCCTATCACATCCATCAACTCCTATTTTAGATCGTCTTGTCTTTCCGTAGTTCCGATTAACACCACATGTTTTATAACCATCTCAATTCATCCTTGGTTTGAAACACTTGAGATGCACTGAAATTCTCATTTTTAATTATAGG
It encodes the following:
- the CDC45 gene encoding DNA replication initiation factor cdc45 (BUSCO:EOG0926129I); the encoded protein is MYITPNQYYSAYRDLKRTSLSHSTCKLVIFVSCLDVDSLCAAKMFSMLLKKELIQYQLLPVLGYNDLKAHYNKLDYDVANVVLIGCGAMLDVENFLDINPEELLTEDSFANGNAATDNLDLAHSLRNYSRKIYVIDGNRQWNLDNLFGSDVVICFDDGYVEGNLQEEKKAYEALSVESDDDDDDEEEEEEEDPEDSELSENETSGGDTEADEEAAINSDDSEFTVARKRKLQERSAKSLKRRRRKEQSSYEDVVRAYYNQGSTIGTANTITVYALLTAIGETNLESLWIAIIGTSSLDSHYPEIYDKLQPLLKEEVMRLNPNHESTKKRADHTMLRVERDYHLFLLRHWTLYDAFFYSSQVNSKLNLWTDEGKKRLHKLFAKMGVSLAVAQQKWLYMDTKVKRQLPIIFRRYLPIYGLEGIVREGFIKTYGYTGSLSAMECVEALSALLELDEKFIHDSAKLNEEDNRLIDNEEERIRRRMRRKESSWLNNFWSAWDALNVNKSLTNTTSNSTFTKLKGSELLFRGLEYAKNLQQITFRTGMSLLERKMIKNLKLYRLCVLNDGAVPDLEIFINPLMLSKLGSWLIENLAELDFINGNHSLKPLVVASLDASSDTYLVIGMAPRYPRGMSASEKAKLLQETKNDRITAESMTTRLNTFSVAFQQLSQTSGAKVRVDSFNSSVIEIRKDDLAPFLEKLTLSGLV